GGCCTCACCGGCCCGCCTGCTCGTGGTCGCCGCCCTGATGCCCGGGCGCCCCCTGAGCTTCATGGAATTGAGAAACAACACCGGGCTGGCCGACGGCAACCTGCACGTCCAGACCCGGAATCTCGAAAGCGCCGGCATCGTGAGCATCAGGAAGTCCGCCCAGGGGCGCAGGTCGGTCACGACCTTCCAGATCACCGAGGCCGGCGTGACCAGGTTCAGGCGTTTCGTGCGCAGGTTGCAGACGGTGCTGGACCTGGAGGTGGGCGGCATCCACCCCAGTCCCGGCGAGGACCGGATCGACGACTCGCAGGTCTGGTCATGAGGACCACGACAGGAAGGCCGCGGCCATGAAGATCGCCATCGGTGCGGATCACGGCGGTTACGAGCTGAAGGGGCGCTTGATCGAGCACCTCAAGTCGACGGGCCATCAAATCTTCGATTTCGGTACTTCATCAAATGAAGCTGTCGACTACCCGGGTTTCGCCCGTTCGGTGGCGGAAGCCGTCGCCACCGGCCAGGCCGAGCGGGGCGTGATGATCGACGGAGCCGGCATCGGCTCCTGCATGGTCGCCAACAAGGTGCCCGGCGTGAGGGCGTCGATGGCCTACGACGTCTCCAGCGCCAGCAACGCCCGCGAGCACAACGACGCCAACGTCTTGACCCTGGGCGCGGGCCTGATCGGCGTCAACCTGGCCCGACAGATCGTGGATGTGTTCATGTCGACCGATTGCGTGGAGCCGCGCCACCAGAGGAGGGTGGCCATGATCGACGAGACGATACAGGGAAGTCCGCCGACCGCGGCCGCAGCACCCGTCGTTTCCGCCACGGACGGCGGGATACCGGGTCTGTCGGACGCGGACATGGAACGGATCGTCGCCAAGCTGGAATGCATGGTAGGCTCCCGATTGGCGGCAGGAGCCGCGCCCGAGGGACCGGGCGTGGCCTCCTGCCCCGACACCGCGCGCCGCTTCCTGGCGCTCGGCGCCGGCCGCCTCACCACGGGACCCGGCGCCTGCGGCCCGATACCCGAGGACATAGCCTGCTACATCGACCACACCATCCTCAAACCGGACGCGACCCGCGAACAGGTTCAACGGATCGTCGACGAGGCGCGCAAGCACGGGTTCCGCTCGGTCTGCGTCAACCCCTGCTGGGTGAAGCTCGTGGCCGACGGCCTGCGCGGCAGCGGCGTGCTGACCTGCTCGGTGGTGGGTTTCCCGCTCGGGGCAGCGGTCCCCGAGATCAAGGCGGCCGAGGCCCGTCGCGCCATCCGCGACGGCGCCAGGGAGATCGACATGGTGATCAACGTCGGCGCCCTGAAGTCGGGGGACGACGCGCTGGTGCTGCGCGACATCCGCGCGGTCGTCGAGGCCTGCCGCGACGGCGGCGCCGTCAGCAAGGTGATCATCGAGACGGCGCTGCTCTCCGACGATGAGAAACGACGCGTCTGCGAGCTCGCCAAGCGGGCCCGCGCCCATTTCGTGAAGACCTCGACCGGCTTCGCCTCGGGCGGCGCCACCGCCGAGGACGTGGCCATCATGGCCTCGGTCGTACGGCCCGCGGGCATGGAAGTGAAGGCGTCTGGCGGCATCAAGTCGTACAGCGACGCCCGGCGCATGATCGAGGCCGGCGCCACGCGCATCGGCGCCAGCGCCAGCATCGCCATCGTGGAGGAAGCGCACGGCGCGACGACGCGCCTCTGACCGCAGGAAGGGAACGGCATGGTCGACCTGAGAGCCTATTGCGTCATCGACAGCCTGCAGCCCCAGTTCGCCTCCTTCCAGGCGACGATCGCCCAGGGCTTCTTGCCCCGGGTGGACCAGGCGTGCCTGTTCGTGGAGATCGCCCCCGGCATCGAGATCAACCGGGTCATGGATATCGCGCTGAAATCGACCAACGTCACGCCGGGCATGCAGATCGTCGAGCGGCACTTCGGGATGCTCGAGGTCCATTCCGACAGCCAGGCCGACGTGCGGCAGTCCGGACAGGCGATCCTGAAGGCCCTGGATCTGCGCGAGGAGCAGCGGCTCAAGCCCCGCATCGTCTCCAACCAGGTCGTACGCCACCTGGACGATCACCAGTGCATGCTCATCAACCGCATGCGGCACGGCAACCTGATCCTGTCGGGACAGACCCTGTTCGTGCTCGAATGCGAACCTGCCGCCTACGCCGCCCTGGCGGCCAACGAGGCCGAGAAGGCGGCGAACATCAACATCCTCGAGGTGCGCGCCTTCGGCAGTTTCGGGCGCGTCTACATCGGCGGCGAGGAGAAGGACGTGGAAGTGGCAAGACCCGCGGCGGTGAAAACGCTGGCGGCCCTGGACGGACGCGAGATCGACAGGTGAACCCGAGACAAGGAGAGACGAGATGGCTGATGCATTGGGCATGATCGAGTGCCGCAGCTTCGCGGCGATGGTCGAGGCGGCCGACGCCATGGTCAAGGCGGCCCGCGTCGAGCTGGTAAACTACGAGAAGACCGGCGGCGGCTACACGACGGCGGTGATCCGCGGCGACGTGGCGGCGGTCAAGGCCGCCTGCGACGCCGGCCAGACGGCGGCCGCCCGCGTGGGCGAGATCGTGGCGGTGCACATCATCGCACGCCCGCACGCCAACGTGGATCTGGTCGTTCCCCTGGGCCGCCAGGCGGAGCCCGCGAAGAAGTAGTCCGCCGAGGAGGCTGGAATGAACCTGGCGAAAGTGCTCGGCACGGTGGTGTCGTCGCGCAAGGAGCCGAGCATCGAGGGCTTCAAGCTGCTGATGCTCGGCGTGGTCGGCCCGGACGGCGTGCCCACCGGCGCCACGGTCGTGGCCGCCGACGTCGTGGGCGCCGGCGAAGGCGAGTACGTGCTCTACGCCTCGGGATCCTCGGCGCGCCAGACGGTGATGACCGACGCCAAGCCGATCGACGCCGTGGTCATGGCGATCGTCGACAGCTGGGAGACCGGCGGCGAGCAACGCTACAAGAAGGGCCGCGACGACTAGCCGGATGTTGCACGACATTCGCGCATGCAATGAACGGCGAAAAGAGGTAGAGTGTCATGGCGAGTCTTAGCGACCAGCAGGTCGACAGGATCGCCCGCCGGTTGGCCGACCGGCTGCTGGGCGGCGGCGCACCCCCCGCCCGTGAAGTCGCGTCGGCCGCGGCGGCTACCCCCTCCACACGCGATTCCGAAATGTTGGTCGACGGCGTCCACGCCGACGTCGACCGCGCCGTGGAGGCGGCGGCCGGCGCCTTCCGCCGCCTGAGCGCGGCCAGCCTCGACCTGCGCATGCGCATCGTCGACGCGGTCCGCGCGGCCATGCTCGACGCCTGCGACGAGCTCTCCCGCCTCGCCCACGAGGAGACCGGCCTTGGCCGCTACGAGGACAAGCGCGTCAAGAACCGGCTGGTCACGCTCAAGACCGAAGGTCCCGCGGCGCTGACGCCCGCCACCCGCACGGGCGACCGCGGCCTCACCCTCACCGAATACGCCCCCTACGGCGTCATCGGCGCGATCACGCCGACCACCAACCCGACCTCGACGATCATCTGCAACACCATCGGCATGGTGTCCGCCGGCAACAGCGTGGTCTTCAACGTGCATCCGAGCGCCCGCGCCTGTTCCATGGCGACCATCCGGCTGATCAACCGCGCCGTGGTCGGTGCCGGGGGGCCGCCCGACCTGGTGACGGCCGTCGCCGTGCCCACCATCGCCTCGGCCCAGGCCCTGATGAAGCACCCCGGCGTGCGGCTGCTGGCGGTGACCGGCGGCGCCGCCGTGGTCAAGGCGGCCATGCAGAGCGGCAAGCGCGCCATCTGCGCCGGCCCCGGCAACCCGCCGGTGGTGGTGGACGGGACGGCCGACCTGGACGCCGCCGGGCGCGACATCGTGCGCGGCGCCTCCTTCGACAACAACATCATCTGCGTGGACGAGAAGGAGGTCTTCGTCACCGAGAAGGCGGCGGGCGAGCTGATCGCCGCCATGCGCCGTCACGGCGCCTACCTGGCCGACGCCTCCGACCTGCGCCTGCTCGAGCGGACGATCTTCGCCGAGACCCGCGGCCCCGGCGAGCACGCGGTGATGAACAAGGACCTGATCGGCAAGAACGCGGGCGAGATCCTGGCCCGCGCCGGCATCGGCGGCGGCACCGACCCGCGCCTGGTCGTCTGCGAGGTGCCGGCCGGCCACCCCCTGGTCTGGACCGAGCAGATGATGCCGGTGCTGCCGGTGGTGCGCGTGCCCGACGTGGACGCCGGCATCGACCTGGCCCGGCGCGCGGAGCACGGCTTCGGGCATTCGGCTGCGATGCACTCGCGCGACATCGACGCCCTCAGCCGGATGGCGCGCGTGATGAACACCAGCATCTTCGTCAAGAACGGCCCCATCTTCGCCGGTCTGGGCGAAGGCGGCGA
This genomic window from bacterium contains:
- the deoC gene encoding deoxyribose-phosphate aldolase → MKIAIGADHGGYELKGRLIEHLKSTGHQIFDFGTSSNEAVDYPGFARSVAEAVATGQAERGVMIDGAGIGSCMVANKVPGVRASMAYDVSSASNAREHNDANVLTLGAGLIGVNLARQIVDVFMSTDCVEPRHQRRVAMIDETIQGSPPTAAAAPVVSATDGGIPGLSDADMERIVAKLECMVGSRLAAGAAPEGPGVASCPDTARRFLALGAGRLTTGPGACGPIPEDIACYIDHTILKPDATREQVQRIVDEARKHGFRSVCVNPCWVKLVADGLRGSGVLTCSVVGFPLGAAVPEIKAAEARRAIRDGAREIDMVINVGALKSGDDALVLRDIRAVVEACRDGGAVSKVIIETALLSDDEKRRVCELAKRARAHFVKTSTGFASGGATAEDVAIMASVVRPAGMEVKASGGIKSYSDARRMIEAGATRIGASASIAIVEEAHGATTRL
- a CDS encoding transcriptional regulator; protein product: MTERFDTILASPARLLVVAALMPGRPLSFMELRNNTGLADGNLHVQTRNLESAGIVSIRKSAQGRRSVTTFQITEAGVTRFRRFVRRLQTVLDLEVGGIHPSPGEDRIDDSQVWS
- a CDS encoding EutN/CcmL family microcompartment protein, which translates into the protein MNLAKVLGTVVSSRKEPSIEGFKLLMLGVVGPDGVPTGATVVAADVVGAGEGEYVLYASGSSARQTVMTDAKPIDAVVMAIVDSWETGGEQRYKKGRDD
- a CDS encoding aldehyde dehydrogenase EutE → MASLSDQQVDRIARRLADRLLGGGAPPAREVASAAAATPSTRDSEMLVDGVHADVDRAVEAAAGAFRRLSAASLDLRMRIVDAVRAAMLDACDELSRLAHEETGLGRYEDKRVKNRLVTLKTEGPAALTPATRTGDRGLTLTEYAPYGVIGAITPTTNPTSTIICNTIGMVSAGNSVVFNVHPSARACSMATIRLINRAVVGAGGPPDLVTAVAVPTIASAQALMKHPGVRLLAVTGGAAVVKAAMQSGKRAICAGPGNPPVVVDGTADLDAAGRDIVRGASFDNNIICVDEKEVFVTEKAAGELIAAMRRHGAYLADASDLRLLERTIFAETRGPGEHAVMNKDLIGKNAGEILARAGIGGGTDPRLVVCEVPAGHPLVWTEQMMPVLPVVRVPDVDAGIDLARRAEHGFGHSAAMHSRDIDALSRMARVMNTSIFVKNGPIFAGLGEGGEGYTSFTIASPTGEGLTGPVAFSRLRRCVLVDHFRIV
- a CDS encoding BMC domain-containing protein, whose protein sequence is MADALGMIECRSFAAMVEAADAMVKAARVELVNYEKTGGGYTTAVIRGDVAAVKAACDAGQTAAARVGEIVAVHIIARPHANVDLVVPLGRQAEPAKK